The proteins below are encoded in one region of bacterium:
- a CDS encoding ABC transporter permease codes for MRQALRSRSAAVGGTLALAIVLAAAFAPWLTPYDPFQMVMGDRLQGPSWTHPLGTDAFGRDMWARMALGARYSLLVAMLGVAIASSIGMCAGLLAGYYGGWTDTLIGRAIDVFLAFPVILLAIALVAALGPSPANTMIAIGLVYWTTYARVVRATVMATRNAEYVLAARAIGLSNARILLAHVLPNVVAPVIVIATLGMGGAIVIESTLSFLGLGVQPPAPSWGWTLALGMRYMRQAPHLAVVPGVAIMATVLAFNLLGDGVRDLTDPRLRGR; via the coding sequence GTGAGGCAGGCGCTTCGGTCCAGATCGGCGGCGGTCGGCGGGACTCTCGCGCTCGCGATCGTGCTGGCCGCGGCCTTTGCGCCGTGGCTCACGCCTTACGACCCGTTCCAGATGGTGATGGGCGACCGCCTCCAGGGGCCGTCGTGGACGCACCCGCTCGGCACCGACGCCTTCGGCCGCGACATGTGGGCGCGCATGGCGCTTGGGGCCCGGTACTCCCTGCTCGTCGCGATGCTCGGCGTGGCGATCGCGTCCTCGATCGGGATGTGCGCCGGACTGCTGGCCGGCTACTACGGCGGCTGGACCGACACGCTCATCGGCCGGGCCATTGATGTCTTTCTCGCCTTTCCCGTCATTCTGCTCGCAATCGCGCTGGTCGCGGCCCTCGGACCGAGCCCCGCGAATACGATGATCGCCATCGGCCTGGTGTACTGGACCACCTACGCGCGGGTGGTGCGGGCGACGGTCATGGCCACACGGAATGCCGAGTACGTACTCGCCGCCAGGGCGATAGGACTCTCCAACGCCCGCATCCTCCTTGCCCACGTGCTGCCGAATGTGGTCGCGCCCGTCATCGTCATCGCCACCCTCGGCATGGGGGGCGCGATCGTGATCGAATCGACGCTGAGTTTCCTCGGACTCGGCGTGCAGCCGCCGGCGCCGTCGTGGGGGTGGACCCTCGCGCTCGGCATGCGCTACATGCGGCAGGCGCCGCATCTGGCCGTGGTGCCCGGCGTGGCGATCATGGCGACGGTGCTGGCGTTCAACCTGCTTGGGGACGGCGTGCGCGATCTCACCGATCCGAGGCTGCGCGGACGGTGA
- a CDS encoding ABC transporter permease: MAWYIVRRLVQMLPVLAGISLLVFGLLHLIPGDPAAVFLGQQATSEDIARLRHAMRLDRPIWEQFGEYLWRAAQGDLGTSNFQGGQQVTALIGAHLPATAELAVAAAVLAVAVGIPVGVVSAVRRGSLVDVISMAAAQIGVSMPVFWLGILLILLFALELRWLPTFGRGDPMGAAVAALLRGDGRPLGGSLRHLVMPAVTLGAGAVVLIARMVRSAMLEVLGHDYVRTARSKGLPDRVVIYRHALRTAVLPVITIVGLQVGALLGGAVVTETVFAWPGIGQLLVNAIGQRDFPVVQGTVLAIAVVFACINLIVDVAYAWLDPRIRYG, translated from the coding sequence ATGGCCTGGTACATCGTCCGCCGCCTCGTTCAGATGCTGCCGGTGCTTGCGGGCATTTCGCTGCTCGTGTTCGGCCTGCTGCACCTGATCCCGGGCGATCCGGCGGCGGTCTTTCTCGGCCAGCAGGCGACATCCGAGGACATCGCCCGTCTCCGGCACGCGATGCGCCTCGACCGCCCGATCTGGGAACAGTTCGGCGAGTATCTGTGGCGGGCCGCCCAGGGCGACCTTGGCACGTCCAACTTCCAGGGAGGGCAGCAGGTCACCGCGCTGATCGGCGCCCACCTGCCGGCCACGGCGGAGCTGGCGGTGGCGGCCGCGGTCTTGGCGGTCGCCGTCGGAATCCCGGTGGGGGTGGTGAGCGCGGTCCGGCGCGGGTCGCTGGTCGATGTCATCAGCATGGCGGCTGCCCAAATCGGCGTCTCGATGCCGGTGTTTTGGCTCGGCATTCTCTTGATTCTGCTGTTCGCGCTTGAGCTGCGGTGGCTGCCTACCTTTGGGCGCGGTGACCCCATGGGCGCGGCCGTCGCGGCGCTCCTGCGAGGGGACGGCCGGCCGCTGGGCGGCAGCCTCCGGCACCTCGTCATGCCGGCCGTCACGTTGGGCGCCGGCGCCGTGGTGCTCATCGCCCGCATGGTCCGCTCCGCGATGCTCGAAGTCCTGGGTCACGATTACGTCCGCACGGCCCGATCCAAAGGCCTCCCCGACCGGGTCGTCATCTACCGGCATGCGCTGCGCACCGCGGTGCTTCCGGTGATTACGATTGTGGGACTGCAGGTGGGCGCGCTACTCGGCGGAGCCGTCGTAACGGAAACCGTCTTCGCGTGGCCCGGGATCGGGCAGTTGCTCGTGAACGCGATCGGTCAACGTGACTTCCCCGTGGTGCAGGGGACAGTGCTGGCGATCGCGGTGGTGTTTGCGTGCATCAACCTGATCGTCGACGTCGCGTATGCCTGGCTCGATCCACGGATTCGGTACGGTTAA
- a CDS encoding M14 family metallopeptidase, with the protein MTTRYLPAAVATLASGAEIRVPIHEVTGRAGAGPTLGLSACIHGDEQVSTEIIYRLLQRIDTGALRGRLLVVPVANPLAYEAITRHTPLDMQNLNRVFPGGGEGFFTHQLAEVLTAEFLSKLDYYVDLHAGGAYATVDYVYITNAETLSRAFGSPILFRPPQGYGYHGSSSSYTVKRGVPSVTVELGGGAVDQGRYVERGVAGILNVMRAAGLLEGEPASPPRQTVLRTLVTLRPRAGGLLLPEVTALGASLPQGTVLGRTLSPYTFDELEVFRAPFEPSATVLLRLTPCRINPGDYGYMIGDLSTAE; encoded by the coding sequence GTGACGACGCGATATCTGCCGGCGGCAGTGGCGACGCTCGCCAGCGGTGCGGAGATCAGGGTACCCATTCATGAAGTGACGGGCCGGGCGGGCGCGGGACCGACCCTCGGGCTTTCCGCCTGCATCCACGGGGACGAGCAGGTCTCCACGGAGATCATCTACCGGTTGCTGCAGCGGATCGATACCGGGGCCCTGCGCGGCCGGCTGCTCGTCGTCCCGGTCGCCAATCCGCTCGCCTACGAGGCGATCACCCGGCACACGCCGCTCGACATGCAGAACCTCAACCGGGTCTTTCCCGGCGGCGGCGAGGGCTTCTTCACACATCAGTTGGCGGAGGTGCTGACCGCGGAGTTTCTGAGCAAGCTCGACTACTACGTGGACCTCCACGCCGGCGGCGCGTACGCAACGGTGGACTACGTGTACATCACCAACGCAGAGACGCTGTCGCGGGCGTTCGGCTCGCCGATCTTGTTTCGCCCGCCGCAGGGGTACGGCTATCACGGCTCCTCTTCCTCGTATACGGTGAAACGGGGCGTTCCTTCCGTGACCGTCGAATTAGGGGGCGGGGCGGTCGATCAGGGCCGGTACGTGGAACGCGGGGTGGCGGGGATCCTGAACGTCATGCGCGCGGCCGGACTGCTCGAGGGAGAGCCTGCGTCCCCGCCCCGCCAGACCGTGTTACGCACGCTGGTCACTCTGCGGCCCCGAGCCGGTGGCCTGCTCCTTCCGGAGGTCACGGCGCTCGGCGCGAGCCTGCCCCAAGGGACGGTCCTCGGGCGCACGCTGAGTCCGTACACCTTCGACGAACTCGAAGTCTTCCGCGCGCCCTTCGAGCCCAGCGCCACCGTCCTCCTCAGGCTCACGCCGTGCCGCATCAATCCCGGCGACTACGGCTACATGATCGGCGATCTATCCACGGCGGAATAA
- a CDS encoding D-2-hydroxyacid dehydrogenase family protein, which produces MSSDRQRDGGEFRVALLDDYQGVGLELADWASLGPRVAVEAFRDHVRDEAALLRRLAPFDAIVAMRERTPFPERTLAGLRRLRLLVTTGMRNASIDVEAATRLGIVVAGTDGLAPPTVELTWALILAVVRRIPQEDRATRAGRWQTSLGSGLHGKTLGVIGLGRLGSQVAAIGRAFGMRLLGWSQNLTPERAAECGAARVTKEALLERADVVTIHLQLSPRTRGLIGAADFARMKPTAYLVNTSRGPIVDEAALLEVLRAGKIAGAALDVYGEEPLPAEHPFLELDNLVLSPHLGYVTFENYVVFYQGACEDVAALLRGAPERVLNPAVLTSPRLRRFST; this is translated from the coding sequence ATGTCTTCTGACCGGCAGCGCGATGGCGGCGAGTTTCGCGTCGCGCTGCTCGACGACTACCAGGGAGTCGGGCTCGAGCTGGCCGACTGGGCGTCGCTCGGCCCGCGGGTGGCGGTCGAGGCGTTTCGCGACCACGTGCGCGACGAGGCTGCGCTGCTCCGGCGGCTCGCGCCCTTCGACGCGATCGTGGCGATGCGTGAGCGCACGCCGTTTCCCGAGCGGACGCTGGCCGGGCTGCGGCGCCTGCGCCTCCTGGTCACGACCGGCATGCGCAACGCGTCGATCGACGTCGAGGCGGCGACGCGCCTCGGGATCGTCGTCGCCGGGACCGACGGGCTCGCGCCGCCGACGGTGGAGCTAACGTGGGCGCTGATCCTCGCGGTCGTGCGGCGGATTCCGCAGGAGGACAGGGCGACGCGCGCGGGCCGCTGGCAGACGTCGCTGGGCTCGGGCCTCCACGGCAAGACGCTGGGCGTGATCGGCCTCGGCCGGCTCGGCTCCCAGGTCGCCGCGATCGGGCGCGCGTTTGGGATGCGGCTCCTCGGCTGGAGCCAGAACCTGACCCCCGAGCGCGCCGCGGAATGCGGCGCGGCGCGCGTTACGAAGGAAGCACTGCTCGAGCGGGCCGACGTCGTGACGATTCACTTGCAGCTCAGCCCCCGCACGAGGGGCCTCATCGGGGCCGCCGACTTCGCACGGATGAAGCCGACCGCGTATCTCGTCAACACGTCACGGGGCCCGATCGTCGATGAGGCGGCGCTGCTCGAGGTCCTACGGGCGGGGAAGATCGCGGGAGCGGCGCTCGACGTCTACGGTGAGGAACCGCTGCCGGCGGAGCATCCGTTCCTGGAGCTCGACAACCTCGTGCTCTCGCCGCACCTCGGCTATGTGACGTTCGAAAACTACGTGGTGTTCTATCAGGGCGCATGCGAGGACGTGGCGGCGCTTCTGCGCGGCGCGCCGGAGCGGGTCTTGAACCCGGCGGTGCTGACGTCGCCCCGGCTCAGGCGTTTCTCGACCTGA